ATTTGAAAAACACCTTCTTAGCTCCCGATGCTGATCATAGAAGGTATCCATCAGACCTACATTACTATCACTTGAATTTTTATATGCTGGGATTAAAATGCTTTCCTCTATCTCAAAATGAGGTTCGATCACCTTCTCCCATTCATTGAGCAGCTTGGTAACCACTTGGTCTACTTTTAACTCTCCTTTGATGGCTTTTCTTATTTGAAATACCTGAAACAAGTTATGGTGGTGTTCAACTGATAAAGGGCGTAACTCATCACTTCGTTTCATATATTGCTTCTCTTTCG
This genomic interval from Oligoflexia bacterium contains the following:
- a CDS encoding hemerythrin domain-containing protein, which translates into the protein MKRSDELRPLSVEHHHNLFQVFQIRKAIKGELKVDQVVTKLLNEWEKVIEPHFEIEESILIPAYKNSSDSNVGLMDTFYDQHRELRRCFSNLKDKTKRFSRDLLTNLADLLEKHIRFEERELFPAVEASLSFSQMQMVGRMLNEKCVDYDQNVSK